One Halobaculum sp. CBA1158 DNA segment encodes these proteins:
- a CDS encoding MBL fold metallo-hydrolase — protein sequence MRCTLLGTGDAVGVPAPLCECEYCAESDPRRRPGLLVEAAGTAVLLDAPPDVTRGLHEAGVTDLDAAFLTHGHYDHSAGLSELNHARYDRHLRNGTELGHDHPVAEPFQVRVPRSVLQRYATERPGLADRLRLAVVAPGERVGVGPVTVEALRVEHGEPLFPTLGYVVRGLSGTTGDTDEAAVGYLPDLNAAPGPGAVPANALDLLFAEGSVLGAELHADAVILHEGIARLDADRRVATNVSEHILRMHTDAVEERGREVGYEVWADGEAAVV from the coding sequence ATGCGCTGCACCCTGCTCGGCACGGGCGATGCCGTCGGCGTCCCCGCGCCGCTGTGTGAGTGTGAGTACTGTGCGGAGAGCGACCCGCGACGACGGCCCGGTCTGCTCGTCGAGGCCGCCGGAACGGCCGTACTCCTCGACGCGCCGCCGGACGTGACCCGGGGACTTCACGAGGCCGGTGTGACCGACCTCGACGCCGCCTTCCTCACCCACGGCCACTACGACCACTCCGCCGGGCTCTCGGAGTTGAATCACGCACGCTACGACCGACACCTCCGGAACGGCACCGAACTCGGTCACGACCACCCGGTCGCGGAGCCGTTCCAGGTGCGCGTGCCGCGGAGCGTGCTCCAGAGATACGCTACGGAGCGGCCGGGGCTGGCCGACCGCCTCCGACTGGCGGTCGTCGCGCCGGGCGAGCGCGTCGGCGTCGGCCCGGTGACCGTCGAGGCGCTCCGAGTCGAACACGGCGAGCCGCTGTTCCCGACGCTCGGGTACGTCGTCCGTGGGCTCTCCGGGACCACCGGCGACACCGACGAGGCCGCCGTCGGCTACCTTCCGGACCTGAACGCCGCGCCCGGCCCCGGGGCCGTTCCGGCGAACGCGCTGGACCTGCTGTTCGCGGAGGGGTCAGTCCTCGGGGCGGAACTCCACGCCGACGCCGTGATCCTGCACGAGGGGATCGCTCGCCTGGACGCGGACCGGCGAGTCGCGACCAACGTCTCCGAGCACATACTCCGCATGCACACCGACGCCGTCGAGGAGCGGGGCCGCGAGGTCGGCTACGAGGTCTGGGCCGACGGCGAGGCCGCCGTCGTGTAG
- the surE gene encoding 5'/3'-nucleotidase SurE: MTASRPHVLVTNDDGIDSPGLAALYEELRAVAEVTVVAPAEDQSGVGRSRSRAVDVDDHEWGHEVHGTPADCVAFALRALEAEFDLVVSGCNLGPNCGEYIMGHSGTVGAAVEAAYLGVPALAVSAYHREEFFPPAEFTFETPARVTRLLAEHVLPTAGDDESTPDDEPTDGDGENDAAAGAPRADLAGADFLSVNAPVDGSDGVGGTDGDLRLTEPLADYGVEVREADADERETYGGDWRLASDFWARLDQPDRHPTLEQVGDSYPAWSDRAAVVDGDVSVSPLRVPQTPVHSERLDALVAAVNRDWRAEREAVAAADDD, encoded by the coding sequence ATGACCGCCTCCCGGCCGCACGTGTTGGTGACGAACGACGACGGGATCGACTCGCCCGGACTCGCGGCGCTGTACGAGGAACTGCGCGCCGTCGCCGAGGTGACCGTCGTCGCCCCCGCCGAGGACCAGTCGGGGGTGGGTCGCTCGCGCTCTCGCGCGGTCGACGTGGACGACCACGAGTGGGGCCACGAGGTCCACGGCACGCCCGCCGACTGCGTCGCGTTCGCCCTCCGCGCGCTCGAGGCGGAGTTCGACCTCGTGGTCTCGGGGTGCAACCTCGGGCCGAACTGCGGCGAGTACATCATGGGCCACTCGGGCACGGTCGGCGCGGCCGTCGAGGCGGCGTACCTCGGGGTGCCCGCGCTTGCCGTCTCGGCGTACCACCGCGAGGAGTTCTTCCCGCCCGCCGAGTTCACCTTCGAGACGCCGGCGCGGGTCACGCGACTGCTCGCAGAACACGTCCTCCCGACCGCCGGCGACGACGAATCGACGCCTGACGACGAACCGACGGACGGCGACGGGGAGAACGACGCGGCCGCCGGCGCGCCCCGCGCGGATCTGGCCGGGGCGGACTTCCTGTCGGTGAACGCGCCCGTCGACGGGAGCGACGGAGTCGGCGGGACGGACGGCGATCTCCGTCTGACGGAGCCGCTCGCCGACTACGGCGTCGAGGTCCGCGAGGCCGACGCCGACGAACGCGAGACGTACGGCGGCGACTGGCGGCTGGCGTCGGACTTCTGGGCGCGACTGGACCAGCCCGACCGCCACCCGACGCTGGAGCAGGTCGGCGACTCCTACCCCGCGTGGTCCGACCGCGCGGCGGTCGTCGACGGCGACGTGAGCGTCTCCCCGCTTCGGGTGCCGCAGACGCCGGTCCACTCCGAGCGCCTGGACGCCCTCGTCGCCGCGGTGAACCGCGACTGGCGGGCCGAGCGCGAGGCCGTCGCCGCCGCGGACGACGACTGA
- a CDS encoding valine--tRNA ligase: MPSGDYDPETTEPEWQRRWVDQETYAYDEEAATDPNTVFSIDSPPPTVSGDLHMGHLYGFTLQDFVARFERMNGETTFFPFGYDDNGIASERLTEDELDIRHQDFERREFQRKCREVCANYEEQFTENIQGLGVSVDWNHTYQTIEPRVQRISQLSFVDLYEQGREYREKAPAIWCPECETAISQVETEDDEQDSHFHDIEFPVGSSDDDETFTISTTRPELLPACVAVFVHPDDDENQHLVGESAEIPLFGHEVPILADDGVDMETGSGIVMCCTFGDQNDIEWYQIHDLDLRVAIDESGHMTEVAGEYEGMHSEEAGEAIVEDLDDAGALLDRRAITHTVNVHERCGTSVEFLVTEQWYIEMLDRADEYLEAGREMEWFPEKMFTRYEHWIEGLQWDWLISRQRSSGIPFPVWYCADCDEEVIADKADLPVDPLSDDPPVDACPACGHDEFVPEDDVLDTWATSSLTPLINAGWDWDDEAGEFTMEHPELYRFDMRPQGHDIISFWLFHTVVKCYEHTGEVPFHETLINGMVLDENREAMSKSKGNVVLPKEVLAEYPVDAARFWAAGSAVGDDLPYNEKGLRAGEKLLQKLWNASKLVESLVGDAREDRPALAHEDLRELDRWLLAELDDLTETLTEQLENREFSKARDDLRGFFWHTFCDDYLEVAKTRVREAEDDDPAARYTLSVAHERFLTLFAPMLAHVTEELWQDMYAEERAGEDFDSIHLREWPEPLGVEADHEAGVAAMSVVGALRRYKSERGLPLNAEVDRVEVYGAGDLAAFADDIRGVMNVGDLAVLADEPEIESVVTGIDLDYAQVGPQYGERVGDIEAAIASEDYEIADGELRVAGETLGADLFEVERERRYSGEGELLQPEDAVVIVHDGE; the protein is encoded by the coding sequence ATGCCCAGTGGGGACTACGACCCGGAGACCACAGAGCCCGAGTGGCAGCGGCGCTGGGTCGACCAGGAGACGTACGCGTACGACGAGGAGGCCGCGACCGACCCGAACACCGTCTTCTCCATCGACTCCCCGCCGCCGACGGTATCCGGCGACCTCCACATGGGCCACCTGTACGGCTTCACCCTGCAGGACTTCGTCGCCCGTTTCGAGCGCATGAACGGGGAGACGACGTTCTTCCCGTTCGGCTACGACGACAACGGCATCGCCTCCGAGCGGCTCACCGAGGACGAACTCGACATCCGCCATCAGGACTTCGAGCGCCGGGAGTTCCAGCGAAAGTGCCGCGAGGTGTGTGCCAACTACGAGGAGCAGTTCACCGAGAACATCCAGGGGCTGGGCGTCTCGGTCGACTGGAACCACACGTACCAGACGATCGAGCCGCGCGTCCAGCGGATCTCCCAGCTCTCCTTCGTCGACCTGTACGAGCAGGGCCGCGAGTACCGCGAGAAGGCCCCGGCCATCTGGTGTCCCGAGTGCGAGACGGCGATCTCGCAGGTCGAGACCGAGGACGACGAGCAGGACAGCCACTTCCACGACATCGAGTTCCCGGTCGGGAGCAGCGACGACGACGAGACGTTCACCATCTCGACGACGCGCCCCGAACTCCTGCCCGCGTGCGTCGCCGTCTTCGTCCACCCCGACGACGACGAGAACCAGCACCTCGTCGGCGAGTCGGCGGAGATCCCGCTGTTCGGCCACGAGGTCCCGATCCTCGCCGACGATGGCGTCGACATGGAGACCGGGTCGGGGATCGTCATGTGCTGTACGTTCGGCGACCAGAACGACATCGAGTGGTACCAGATCCACGACCTGGATCTGCGCGTCGCCATCGACGAGTCCGGTCACATGACCGAGGTCGCCGGCGAGTACGAGGGGATGCACTCGGAGGAGGCCGGGGAGGCCATCGTCGAAGACCTCGACGACGCGGGGGCGCTCCTGGACCGGCGCGCCATCACGCACACCGTCAACGTCCACGAGCGCTGCGGCACGAGCGTCGAGTTCCTCGTCACCGAACAGTGGTACATCGAGATGCTCGACAGGGCCGACGAGTACCTCGAGGCCGGCCGGGAGATGGAGTGGTTTCCCGAGAAGATGTTCACCCGGTACGAACACTGGATCGAGGGGCTGCAGTGGGACTGGCTCATCTCCCGCCAGCGTTCATCGGGGATTCCGTTCCCGGTGTGGTACTGCGCCGACTGCGACGAGGAGGTCATCGCCGACAAGGCCGACCTCCCGGTCGACCCCCTCTCGGACGACCCGCCCGTCGACGCCTGTCCCGCGTGCGGGCACGACGAGTTCGTTCCCGAGGACGACGTGCTCGACACGTGGGCCACCTCCAGCCTGACGCCGCTGATCAACGCCGGCTGGGACTGGGACGACGAGGCCGGAGAGTTCACGATGGAGCACCCGGAGCTGTACCGCTTCGACATGCGCCCGCAGGGCCACGACATCATCAGCTTCTGGCTGTTCCACACAGTCGTCAAGTGCTACGAGCACACCGGCGAGGTCCCGTTCCACGAGACGCTCATCAACGGGATGGTCCTCGACGAGAACCGCGAGGCGATGTCGAAGTCGAAGGGGAACGTCGTCCTCCCCAAGGAGGTGCTCGCGGAGTACCCCGTCGACGCCGCGCGCTTCTGGGCCGCCGGCTCGGCCGTCGGCGACGACCTCCCGTACAACGAGAAGGGGCTGCGCGCCGGCGAGAAGCTGCTCCAGAAGCTGTGGAACGCCTCGAAGCTCGTCGAGTCCTTAGTCGGCGACGCGCGCGAGGACCGCCCCGCCCTCGCCCACGAGGACCTGCGGGAACTCGACCGCTGGCTGCTCGCGGAGCTGGACGACCTCACCGAGACGCTCACCGAACAGCTCGAGAACCGCGAGTTCTCGAAGGCCCGCGACGACCTCAGGGGGTTCTTCTGGCACACGTTCTGTGACGACTACCTGGAGGTCGCCAAGACGCGCGTCCGGGAGGCCGAGGACGACGACCCCGCCGCACGGTACACGCTGTCGGTCGCCCACGAGCGTTTCCTGACGCTGTTCGCGCCGATGCTCGCCCACGTCACCGAGGAGCTGTGGCAGGACATGTACGCCGAGGAGCGCGCGGGAGAGGACTTCGACTCGATCCACCTGCGCGAGTGGCCCGAGCCGCTGGGCGTCGAGGCCGACCACGAGGCGGGCGTCGCCGCGATGTCGGTCGTCGGCGCGCTCCGGCGCTACAAGAGCGAGCGCGGGCTTCCCCTCAACGCCGAGGTCGACCGCGTCGAGGTGTACGGCGCGGGCGACCTCGCGGCGTTCGCCGACGACATCCGCGGCGTGATGAACGTCGGCGACCTCGCGGTGCTCGCGGACGAGCCCGAGATCGAGTCGGTAGTCACGGGGATCGACCTCGACTACGCGCAGGTCGGCCCGCAGTACGGCGAGCGGGTCGGCGACATCGAGGCCGCGATCGCGAGCGAGGACTACGAGATCGCCGACGGCGAACTCCGCGTCGCCGGCGAGACGCTCGGCGCGGACCTGTTCGAGGTCGAGCGCGAGCGCCGCTACTCCGGTGAGGGCGAACTGCTCCAGCCGGAGGACGCGGTCGTCATCGTCCACGACGGCGAGTAG
- a CDS encoding AAA family ATPase, which yields MRVIGTVGLPGSGKGEAAAVAEREGVPVVTMGDVIRAECRDRGLDPAQHHGAVARALREEEGPAAIAERSIPLIEDAAADDADAVLVDGLRAPVELERFRERFGEGFTLVAIEAPFDLRAERLGARGRDDSDLDTEALRDREERELGFGMGEVIDAADVTVENTDSLEAFRERVRGILRGDAAAGGTDDCAGPDGPAAADAGVEK from the coding sequence ATGCGAGTCATCGGAACGGTCGGCCTGCCCGGAAGCGGGAAGGGCGAGGCCGCCGCCGTCGCCGAGCGGGAGGGCGTCCCCGTGGTCACGATGGGCGACGTCATCCGCGCCGAGTGTCGCGACCGCGGGCTCGACCCCGCACAGCACCACGGCGCGGTCGCGCGGGCGTTGCGCGAGGAGGAGGGCCCCGCCGCCATCGCCGAGCGCTCGATCCCGCTGATCGAGGACGCCGCCGCGGACGACGCGGACGCCGTGCTCGTCGACGGCCTGCGCGCGCCGGTCGAACTGGAGCGCTTCCGCGAGCGCTTCGGCGAGGGGTTCACCCTCGTCGCCATCGAGGCCCCGTTCGACCTCCGAGCCGAACGGCTCGGCGCGCGCGGCCGCGACGACTCCGACCTCGACACGGAGGCGCTTCGCGACCGCGAGGAGCGCGAACTCGGCTTCGGGATGGGCGAGGTCATCGACGCCGCCGACGTGACCGTCGAGAACACCGACAGCCTCGAGGCGTTCCGCGAGCGCGTCCGCGGGATCCTCCGCGGCGACGCCGCCGCCGGAGGAACGGACGACTGCGCCGGGCCGGACGGGCCCGCGGCCGCCGACGCGGGGGTGGAGAAGTGA
- a CDS encoding quinone-dependent dihydroorotate dehydrogenase produces the protein MRAYDLAKPALYALPAETAHEGIHRLLRAAQGTPVESLLRDRYVVDDERLGTDAFGLEFSNPIGVAAGFDKNARVPRALAALGFGHVEVGGVTAEGQPGNPRPRMFRLREDEALINRMGFNNEGADRVGDRLDREPAPEVPLGVNVGKSKTTPLEDAANDYLYTFERVGAHADYVAVNVSSPNTPGLRSLQNRESLERILGTLADAGADPLLVKFSPDLPEPAIEEALAVVDDLDLDGVIATNTTTERPETLESPQQAERGGLSGKPIEERATGMVRFIAERTDVPVVGVGGVSDAAGAYAKIRAGASLVQLYTGLVYEGPSLARDINEGLLDLLERDGFDSVGDAVGADL, from the coding sequence ATGAGGGCCTACGACCTGGCGAAGCCCGCGTTGTACGCGCTACCCGCCGAGACCGCCCACGAGGGGATACACCGACTGTTACGCGCGGCACAGGGGACGCCGGTCGAGTCGCTCCTTCGCGACCGGTACGTCGTCGACGACGAGCGACTGGGAACGGACGCGTTCGGCCTCGAGTTCTCGAACCCGATCGGCGTCGCCGCCGGCTTCGACAAGAACGCCCGGGTGCCGCGCGCGCTCGCCGCCCTCGGATTCGGGCACGTCGAGGTCGGCGGCGTCACGGCCGAGGGCCAGCCCGGAAACCCCCGTCCGCGGATGTTCCGCCTGCGCGAGGACGAGGCGCTGATCAACCGCATGGGATTCAACAACGAAGGAGCCGACCGGGTCGGCGACCGACTCGACCGCGAGCCCGCGCCGGAGGTCCCGCTCGGCGTCAACGTCGGGAAGTCGAAGACCACGCCCCTCGAGGACGCCGCGAACGACTACCTGTACACTTTCGAGCGCGTGGGCGCGCACGCGGACTACGTCGCGGTCAACGTCTCCTCGCCGAACACGCCCGGGCTGCGCTCGCTCCAGAATCGCGAGTCGCTGGAGCGGATCCTCGGCACCCTCGCGGACGCCGGCGCTGATCCCCTGCTCGTGAAGTTCTCCCCGGACCTCCCAGAGCCGGCGATCGAAGAGGCGCTGGCAGTCGTCGACGACCTCGACCTCGACGGCGTCATCGCGACGAACACGACCACGGAGCGTCCGGAGACGCTCGAAAGCCCCCAGCAGGCGGAACGGGGCGGCCTGTCGGGGAAACCGATCGAGGAGCGCGCCACGGGCATGGTCCGGTTCATCGCCGAGCGGACGGACGTGCCGGTGGTCGGCGTCGGCGGCGTCTCCGACGCCGCGGGCGCGTACGCGAAGATCCGAGCGGGGGCGAGCCTCGTCCAACTGTACACCGGCCTCGTGTACGAGGGGCCGAGCCTCGCGCGCGACATCAACGAGGGCCTGCTGGACCTGCTCGAACGGGACGGCTTCGACTCCGTCGGCGACGCGGTCGGCGCGGACCTGTAG
- a CDS encoding YccF domain-containing protein: MAQRSLFTRALWFVAVGWWATPAVVNVAWFLNATVIGLPLGIKLINVVPTVLSLKEPRSLSAPEGGRGQRSLVVRGVYFLFVGWWASLLWANVAAFLAVTVVGLPVAYWMFNRLPFVTSLYRFDG, from the coding sequence ATGGCACAACGCTCGCTGTTCACACGCGCGCTGTGGTTCGTCGCCGTCGGCTGGTGGGCCACGCCCGCGGTCGTCAACGTCGCGTGGTTCCTCAACGCGACGGTCATCGGCCTCCCGCTGGGGATCAAGCTGATCAACGTCGTTCCGACGGTGCTGTCGCTGAAGGAGCCGCGGTCGCTGTCCGCACCCGAGGGGGGTCGCGGCCAGCGATCGCTGGTCGTTCGCGGCGTCTACTTCCTGTTCGTCGGGTGGTGGGCCAGCCTCCTGTGGGCCAACGTCGCCGCGTTCCTCGCTGTGACCGTGGTCGGTCTACCGGTCGCCTACTGGATGTTCAACCGCCTGCCGTTCGTCACGTCGCTGTATCGGTTCGACGGCTGA
- a CDS encoding SRPBCC family protein: protein MAAASHTVRVDAPVGEVFACVDEPENHVELTPSITAVSNVEPLDNGGKRLEYTYEMIGVELTGTLTTPEYVENERIVFEMDGDLTGTLTWTFEEDDGGTHVTYAAEYDLPGGVLGAVADPLAVRYNERQLRRTLENLKARVEPARSA, encoded by the coding sequence ATGGCAGCCGCCAGCCACACGGTCCGCGTCGACGCCCCCGTCGGGGAAGTGTTCGCGTGCGTCGACGAACCCGAGAACCACGTGGAGTTGACGCCGAGTATCACGGCGGTCTCGAACGTCGAGCCGCTCGACAACGGCGGCAAGCGCCTCGAGTACACCTACGAAATGATCGGCGTCGAGCTGACCGGGACCCTCACCACGCCCGAATACGTCGAGAACGAACGCATCGTCTTCGAGATGGACGGGGACCTCACGGGGACGCTCACCTGGACGTTCGAGGAGGACGACGGGGGGACGCACGTCACGTACGCCGCCGAGTACGACCTGCCCGGCGGGGTGCTCGGGGCGGTCGCCGATCCCCTCGCGGTGCGGTACAACGAGCGCCAGCTCCGCAGGACCCTGGAGAACCTCAAAGCGCGTGTCGAGCCGGCTCGGTCGGCGTAG
- a CDS encoding helix-turn-helix domain-containing protein yields the protein MEFTPNSGRHGGTGNDDGDETSRGSGGTARDAADDLSALASEHRVAILRELAAADAPLTFSELRERVGMRDTGRFNYHLGELRGRFVRERDGGYVLGHAGERVVLAAADLDPDGAATLAEGRTGGGGGDGEGACPVCGEVDCGRTIHVHLDGR from the coding sequence ATGGAGTTCACGCCGAACAGCGGGCGTCACGGCGGGACTGGGAACGACGATGGGGACGAGACGAGTCGCGGATCCGGGGGCACCGCCCGCGACGCCGCCGACGACCTCTCGGCGCTCGCCTCCGAACATCGCGTCGCGATCCTCCGCGAGCTCGCGGCCGCCGACGCCCCGCTGACGTTCTCGGAGCTGCGCGAGCGGGTCGGAATGCGCGACACCGGACGGTTCAACTACCACCTCGGGGAGCTTCGCGGACGGTTCGTTCGCGAGCGCGACGGTGGCTACGTCCTCGGACACGCGGGCGAGCGGGTCGTCCTCGCGGCCGCCGACCTAGACCCCGACGGGGCGGCGACGCTGGCCGAAGGGCGGACGGGCGGGGGCGGCGGCGACGGGGAGGGCGCGTGTCCGGTGTGCGGCGAGGTCGACTGCGGGCGGACGATCCACGTCCACCTCGACGGTCGTTAA
- a CDS encoding RNA-binding domain-containing protein, translating into MTTVYSVDARIEAPVHDTEVTDRVRDAVEALFPNAEFVSEPGRLVAETHTLDDFSDRLHEQEILDTARREFRRNRTDDGFRFSLKKQAAFQGVVNFAVGESDELGEIDVEVTVRSPSVDEYVDHLAPPTEDGTPVDPDGR; encoded by the coding sequence GTGACGACCGTCTACAGCGTGGACGCCCGGATCGAGGCCCCGGTGCACGACACCGAGGTCACCGACCGCGTGCGCGACGCGGTCGAGGCGCTGTTTCCCAACGCCGAGTTCGTCTCCGAACCGGGCCGGCTCGTCGCCGAGACGCACACCCTCGACGACTTCTCGGACAGACTCCACGAACAGGAGATCCTCGACACCGCCCGCCGGGAGTTCCGGCGCAACCGCACCGACGACGGCTTCAGGTTCTCGCTGAAGAAACAGGCCGCCTTCCAGGGCGTCGTCAACTTCGCCGTCGGCGAGTCCGACGAACTCGGCGAGATCGACGTCGAGGTGACGGTCCGGTCGCCGTCGGTCGACGAGTACGTCGACCACCTCGCCCCGCCGACGGAGGACGGTACTCCCGTCGACCCCGACGGGCGCTGA
- a CDS encoding non-histone chromosomal MC1 family protein, whose protein sequence is MVREDGKRNFALRESDGSEESVFSGNTPRQAALKAARRLEPASSEDAADRIELRLREKGTDKVHIYEGWSWRETAPDNKPDWMPDEITEANVSKQGIEHLES, encoded by the coding sequence ATGGTACGTGAGGACGGTAAGCGGAACTTCGCGCTGCGAGAGAGCGACGGATCCGAGGAGAGCGTCTTCTCCGGCAACACGCCGCGCCAGGCGGCGCTGAAGGCCGCCCGTCGGCTCGAACCGGCCAGTTCGGAGGACGCGGCCGATCGGATCGAACTCAGGCTCCGAGAGAAGGGTACCGACAAGGTACACATCTACGAGGGCTGGTCGTGGCGCGAGACCGCCCCGGACAACAAGCCGGACTGGATGCCCGACGAGATCACCGAGGCGAACGTCTCGAAACAGGGCATCGAGCATCTCGAGAGCTGA